In Liquorilactobacillus hordei DSM 19519, the following proteins share a genomic window:
- a CDS encoding MFS transporter encodes MSSCFPISIFSFTTFSITNARLLSSSVFCFASAMIFLLPPFIFEELMGLNVGITGLLVLGAPVGLVIFSRISGKLNDGHKNSMFSLLGLGIIAISLLGLAFSSQQAPAILITFFLFIYGIGGGFFQPASIAAIMQIGNNKNQSSLGALQRMVKNIAIASGTAIGSTIINLLSQKMVIGIRISWIITLFFVLIIICLSRIFNRKEQII; translated from the coding sequence TTGTCCTCATGTTTTCCGATTAGTATTTTTTCGTTTACTACTTTTTCAATTACGAACGCAAGATTATTAAGTTCCTCAGTCTTTTGTTTTGCGTCAGCTATGATTTTTTTGTTACCACCTTTTATTTTTGAAGAGTTGATGGGGTTAAATGTTGGGATAACTGGATTACTTGTTTTGGGTGCACCTGTGGGTTTAGTTATTTTTTCTAGAATTTCGGGCAAATTAAATGATGGACATAAAAATTCAATGTTTAGTCTGTTAGGTTTAGGGATTATTGCAATTTCTCTATTAGGCTTAGCATTTTCAAGTCAACAGGCTCCAGCCATATTGATAACATTTTTCTTATTTATTTACGGTATTGGTGGGGGCTTTTTTCAACCGGCAAGCATCGCTGCAATTATGCAGATTGGTAATAATAAGAATCAGAGCAGTTTGGGTGCATTACAACGAATGGTTAAAAATATTGCGATTGCTAGTGGGACAGCAATTGGATCAACAATAATAAATCTGTTATCTCAGAAAATGGTTATTGGGATTAGAATTAGTTGGATAATTACGTTATTTTTTGTCTTAATTATTATTTGTTTAAGTAGAATTTTTAATAGAAAAGAGCAAATTATCTAA
- a CDS encoding ABC transporter ATP-binding protein, with protein sequence MSIELINISKTYNGSDFILSDISVKIETGEFFAIVGPSGCGKSTLLRMIAGLIPISNGQLKIDDNDVTNLPPQERALTMVFQNYALFPFLNVKDNVAFGLKARKMASSEISTRVDHALELVNLTDFSDRKPGELSGGQRQRVALARAIASDAKICLMDEPLSNLDAQLRNKMRSEIRELQQKLGLTLIYVTHDQIEAMTMADRIMVLNNAKTQQIDSASNIYDTPSNTFVASFFGTPQMNLLALTLKGNNEFSDVEHSLNFSVTNSLKAGNYLVGVRPNSLSIDNNSNKTNAVITNIEYLGTRSIVHAKLDNSMEVRIETSNTETLSVTDRVSVRLTGNHYIFSADGQRLLNTNGGYTDGNSSKKLQLQHSI encoded by the coding sequence ATGTCTATTGAATTAATTAATATTTCGAAAACATATAATGGTTCGGATTTTATACTTTCAGATATTTCCGTCAAGATTGAAACAGGCGAATTCTTTGCCATTGTTGGCCCATCAGGCTGTGGTAAGAGCACACTTTTACGAATGATTGCAGGACTGATTCCCATTTCAAATGGTCAGCTAAAAATTGATGATAACGATGTTACCAACTTGCCTCCACAGGAACGTGCTTTAACTATGGTTTTTCAAAATTATGCTCTTTTTCCCTTTTTAAATGTTAAAGATAATGTAGCTTTCGGTCTAAAAGCACGAAAGATGGCTAGCTCTGAAATCAGTACACGTGTTGACCATGCTCTTGAACTTGTTAATTTAACCGATTTCAGTGATCGTAAACCAGGTGAGCTATCAGGAGGACAAAGGCAACGCGTGGCACTAGCACGTGCAATTGCCAGTGATGCTAAGATTTGCCTCATGGATGAGCCTCTTTCCAATCTTGATGCACAGTTACGTAATAAAATGCGTTCTGAAATTCGTGAATTGCAACAAAAATTAGGCTTAACACTCATTTATGTCACCCATGATCAAATTGAGGCAATGACCATGGCTGATAGAATTATGGTCCTCAATAATGCCAAAACTCAACAAATTGATTCCGCTTCAAATATTTATGACACTCCATCGAATACTTTTGTCGCAAGTTTCTTTGGCACACCACAAATGAATTTGCTTGCTCTAACCTTAAAAGGAAATAATGAGTTCTCTGATGTTGAACATAGTTTAAATTTTTCTGTAACAAATAGTCTAAAGGCTGGAAATTATCTGGTTGGTGTAAGGCCCAACTCCCTTTCAATCGATAATAATAGCAACAAAACAAATGCCGTAATAACCAACATTGAATACTTAGGAACGCGCTCAATTGTACATGCAAAACTAGACAATTCAATGGAAGTTCGAATTGAAACCAGTAACACAGAAACTCTATCAGTAACTGACAGAGTTTCTGTAAGGCTTACTGGAAATCATTATATTTTTAGTGCAGACGGTCAGAGACTTCTAAACACGAATGGAGGGTATACAGATGGAAACTCAAGTAAAAAACTCCAACTTCAACATAGTATCTAA
- a CDS encoding MFS transporter: protein MEKEDQKKFYKHAPFSNVHLRIYLAIILGQFTSGYTIQVSGAAISAAQKYLPLSSLWIGLIGSGTLIGLAGSLFVGKISDNIGRRRLLLINMYVLTGISLCQFFTSNLWLTFIFRVIVGLMIAIDYTVGNTLLIEWLPFKESGKMQSRLVIYWTLGFILAYFSSSFIPDFGALTWKIIMVSPAIFLIITAIFRSFAKLPSSPSWLVNQGKPKKAQKVIQKHLGIKWGISKKQKLHAAKVTESSANFSWTILFSKKYIKHTLVGGVFYASQAFSFFGISIFLPILISKMGISDTNLVGYLYNGCMLLGILLGIRIFGTISRRKFLVGDFLLSAACLLILSLWSSIPKELALFTFSLFSLALSAGLVMDYPYTSELFDSHIRGTGVGMVVTISRVGAAAGTLLLPVITNSVSVQFSMLLCGLILLFSGIFCLVFAPETSIKYKKS from the coding sequence ATGGAAAAAGAAGATCAAAAAAAGTTTTACAAGCATGCACCATTTTCAAACGTCCATCTAAGAATTTATCTAGCAATTATCTTAGGTCAATTTACAAGTGGTTACACTATTCAAGTTAGTGGTGCAGCGATTTCTGCTGCACAGAAATATTTGCCGCTTTCTAGTCTGTGGATTGGTTTGATTGGTTCTGGAACGCTAATTGGGCTTGCAGGTAGTCTCTTTGTAGGAAAAATATCTGACAACATTGGTCGAAGACGATTGCTTTTGATTAATATGTATGTCTTGACTGGGATTTCATTATGTCAGTTCTTTACTTCAAATCTCTGGTTAACATTTATCTTCAGAGTAATTGTCGGTTTAATGATTGCCATTGATTATACTGTTGGAAATACTTTGCTTATTGAATGGCTACCCTTTAAAGAAAGTGGAAAAATGCAAAGTCGCTTAGTAATTTATTGGACGTTAGGCTTCATTTTAGCTTATTTTTCTAGCTCTTTTATTCCCGATTTTGGAGCATTAACTTGGAAGATTATTATGGTTTCACCTGCTATTTTTCTGATAATCACTGCAATCTTCCGCTCATTCGCTAAATTACCATCATCACCTAGCTGGCTCGTTAATCAGGGTAAACCCAAAAAAGCACAAAAAGTCATTCAAAAGCATCTCGGAATTAAATGGGGAATCTCAAAAAAACAAAAACTGCATGCTGCTAAGGTTACTGAATCTTCTGCCAATTTCTCATGGACAATTCTTTTTTCAAAGAAATACATTAAACATACTCTAGTTGGTGGTGTCTTTTATGCTTCCCAAGCATTTTCGTTTTTTGGAATAAGTATCTTCTTACCCATCTTAATTTCTAAAATGGGCATATCTGATACCAATTTAGTAGGGTATTTATACAATGGTTGTATGCTTTTGGGTATTCTTTTAGGAATCAGAATTTTTGGTACTATTAGCCGAAGAAAATTCCTTGTCGGTGATTTTCTGCTATCCGCAGCCTGCCTCCTAATATTATCTTTATGGAGTTCTATTCCTAAAGAATTGGCACTATTTACTTTTTCTCTTTTCTCGCTCGCCTTATCAGCTGGTTTAGTAATGGACTACCCTTATACTTCTGAACTTTTTGATTCTCATATTCGTGGGACTGGAGTGGGAATGGTTGTAACGATAAGTAGGGTTGGCGCCGCCGCAGGAACTCTCTTACTTCCCGTTATTACCAATTCAGTGAGTGTTCAATTTTCAATGTTACTTTGTGGCCTAATTCTCCTATTCTCAGGAATTTTTTGCCTTGTTTTTGCCCCAGAAACATCAATCAAGTACAAGAAAAGTTAA
- a CDS encoding MIP/aquaporin family protein, producing the protein MNGFLGELFGTAVLIVFGVGCGAGVNLKKSYANGQGWLYISIAWGLAVAFGVYVAGALGSLGHLNPAVTIGFALFGFFPWDQVLPYLLGQFVGAFLGAAIIILQYYPHFKDSKTVEEGNTVGIFATGPAINNPTFNFLSEVIATFIFIFTLLNLGNFTQGLKPLIVGLLITVVGQALGGTTGFALNPARDWGPRLAYTVLPVPNKTNPNWGYAWVPMVGPLVGGILAAGLMAII; encoded by the coding sequence ATGAATGGTTTTTTGGGAGAGTTATTCGGAACAGCCGTTTTAATTGTTTTTGGTGTCGGGTGTGGCGCAGGCGTTAATCTAAAAAAATCTTATGCTAATGGACAAGGCTGGTTGTATATCTCGATTGCATGGGGTCTAGCAGTAGCTTTCGGTGTGTATGTTGCTGGAGCGTTAGGTTCTTTGGGACATCTTAATCCTGCGGTAACGATTGGGTTTGCATTGTTTGGTTTCTTTCCTTGGGATCAAGTTCTACCCTATTTACTAGGTCAATTCGTAGGAGCATTTCTAGGCGCTGCTATTATTATTTTACAATATTATCCTCATTTTAAGGATTCCAAGACAGTTGAAGAAGGAAATACGGTTGGAATTTTTGCCACGGGTCCTGCAATTAACAACCCTACTTTCAACTTTTTGAGTGAGGTTATCGCTACATTTATTTTCATCTTTACTTTATTAAATCTAGGCAATTTTACGCAAGGTCTGAAACCATTAATAGTTGGTTTATTAATTACAGTTGTTGGTCAGGCATTAGGTGGAACAACTGGTTTTGCCCTCAATCCTGCACGTGATTGGGGACCTCGATTGGCATACACAGTCTTACCAGTACCGAATAAAACAAATCCTAATTGGGGATACGCATGGGTTCCAATGGTTGGACCGCTTGTTGGAGGAATTTTGGCTGCCGGATTAATGGCGATAATATAG
- a CDS encoding ABC transporter permease has product MNRLSVNGIWHVIQRNWMSFKKLIKVSIFFNLFDPILYLVAMGLGIGHFVSHVGGMPYLNFVSLGLIAATGMNASNAESTTNAYIQMHLDKTYYEMSTGPISLEEIIVGQALWAGVRSTIFGTLFLLVTLFMGILQSWLVIFIPIILFITGTLFGFLGLTFTLLAPTRDYLNYFSMLIIQPMYMFSNTFFPLSSVSPWLRNIGWFSPLTHAVDLIRQMAVGNVTLPSLGDVSWLIIVAIVLSFIPQRIVRAKLNY; this is encoded by the coding sequence TTGAACAGACTTTCAGTTAATGGTATTTGGCATGTTATACAACGTAATTGGATGAGTTTTAAGAAGTTAATTAAGGTTTCAATTTTCTTCAATTTATTTGATCCAATTTTATATTTGGTAGCAATGGGGCTAGGAATTGGACATTTTGTTAGTCATGTAGGAGGAATGCCATATTTAAATTTTGTTTCACTTGGACTAATAGCAGCGACTGGTATGAATGCTTCTAATGCTGAAAGCACAACCAATGCCTATATTCAGATGCATTTGGACAAGACATATTATGAGATGAGTACGGGACCAATTAGTCTAGAAGAAATTATTGTAGGTCAGGCTTTATGGGCGGGGGTTCGAAGTACAATTTTTGGAACTTTATTTTTATTAGTGACCCTATTTATGGGAATCTTACAAAGCTGGTTGGTCATATTTATTCCAATTATTCTATTTATTACAGGTACTCTATTTGGATTTTTGGGATTAACATTTACTTTATTAGCGCCCACAAGAGATTACCTTAATTACTTTAGTATGCTGATTATTCAACCAATGTATATGTTCTCAAATACTTTTTTCCCGTTAAGCTCTGTGTCACCTTGGTTGCGAAACATCGGTTGGTTTTCGCCATTAACGCATGCAGTAGATTTAATTCGACAAATGGCAGTAGGTAATGTAACATTGCCAAGCCTAGGAGACGTAAGCTGGCTAATTATAGTTGCTATTGTACTTTCTTTTATTCCTCAACGAATAGTCAGGGCGAAGCTAAATTATTAA
- the dhaM gene encoding dihydroxyacetone kinase phosphoryl donor subunit DhaM: MTKKFGIVIVSHVPEVAVGVPKLLEQVAADVSITFAGGTDENEIGTSAGKIMDAFERNEAQELLAFYDLGSSKMNLELAVEMSDKKVNIYDVALIEGAYTAATLLEADVALKDIEQQLAPLKIK; encoded by the coding sequence ATGACAAAAAAATTTGGAATAGTCATCGTCTCACATGTACCGGAAGTGGCAGTAGGAGTACCTAAGTTGTTGGAGCAAGTTGCAGCGGATGTCTCTATTACATTTGCAGGGGGAACTGATGAAAATGAGATAGGTACAAGTGCAGGAAAAATTATGGACGCATTTGAGCGAAATGAGGCTCAGGAATTACTAGCTTTTTATGATTTAGGAAGTTCTAAGATGAATTTAGAATTGGCTGTCGAAATGTCGGATAAAAAAGTTAATATCTATGATGTTGCTTTGATAGAAGGTGCTTATACTGCAGCTACTCTATTAGAAGCAGATGTTGCATTGAAAGATATCGAACAACAGTTAGCTCCGTTGAAGATTAAGTAA
- a CDS encoding ArsR/SmtB family transcription factor, which yields MNEFPDITIIAKALSSSSKMKILDELMDYKGHTTTELARASQITPQTVTHHLNEFLNNNWIRMGKSGRFHYFFLTNTDVAQLLEQLSPISPQKRARSLQRTLDLEKDELFRTCYDHMAGHIGVLITRSLIDKKYLDSTFHPTKSGGTFLKETLDIDIQNLHHLKRQFTTRCLDWSERQHHVGGTLGHALFLSFEEQKFVVPHKNIKRALVLTPTGDNFLQKELDIKL from the coding sequence ATGAACGAGTTTCCTGACATTACAATAATCGCTAAAGCTCTCTCTAGTTCATCAAAGATGAAGATTCTCGACGAGCTGATGGATTATAAAGGTCACACAACAACCGAGCTTGCAAGAGCTAGTCAAATAACACCACAGACCGTAACTCATCATCTAAACGAATTTCTTAATAATAATTGGATTAGGATGGGAAAATCGGGCCGCTTTCATTATTTTTTTCTAACTAACACTGATGTTGCGCAATTGTTAGAACAGCTCAGTCCCATTTCACCACAAAAAAGAGCACGCTCATTACAGCGCACTCTTGATCTTGAAAAGGATGAATTATTCCGTACTTGTTACGACCATATGGCTGGTCACATTGGGGTACTCATTACTCGATCTCTCATTGATAAAAAATACTTAGACTCAACATTTCACCCCACCAAATCTGGGGGAACATTCTTAAAAGAAACCCTTGATATTGATATCCAAAACTTACATCATTTGAAGCGACAATTCACGACACGCTGTTTAGATTGGAGTGAAAGGCAACATCATGTAGGCGGTACACTTGGTCATGCACTATTTCTATCATTTGAGGAACAGAAGTTTGTTGTACCACATAAAAATATAAAGCGTGCACTAGTTTTAACCCCGACTGGTGATAACTTTTTACAAAAAGAACTGGATATAAAGTTATAA
- a CDS encoding uracil-DNA glycosylase family protein has translation MSIYDDIVQDEQNKDYTSAGLYPIFAAPKSAKVLIIGQAPGKKVQDSGIMWNDASGDRLREWLGVDKGTFYDSGKIAVIPMDFYFPGKAKSGDKPPRKGIAEKWHPKLLAQMPNIQLTVLIGAYAQRYYLDLTPKTTITSTVQNFATYLPEYFPIVHPSPRNNIWLKKNAWFLTDVIPRLQEQIRKII, from the coding sequence ATGAGTATTTATGATGATATTGTTCAAGACGAGCAGAACAAGGATTACACTTCAGCAGGTCTATATCCGATCTTCGCAGCACCAAAATCAGCTAAGGTATTAATTATTGGTCAGGCACCTGGAAAGAAGGTCCAAGATTCAGGTATTATGTGGAATGATGCTTCTGGTGACCGACTCCGTGAGTGGTTAGGGGTAGATAAAGGAACATTTTATGACTCAGGGAAGATTGCAGTTATTCCAATGGACTTTTATTTTCCTGGAAAAGCCAAGTCTGGTGATAAGCCACCAAGAAAGGGAATTGCAGAAAAATGGCATCCAAAATTATTGGCACAAATGCCAAATATTCAACTCACAGTTTTGATAGGGGCCTATGCTCAACGATATTATTTAGACTTAACACCTAAAACAACGATAACAAGTACAGTGCAAAACTTTGCGACGTACTTACCTGAATATTTTCCCATTGTACATCCGTCACCCCGTAACAATATTTGGCTCAAGAAAAATGCTTGGTTCTTAACCGATGTAATTCCAAGATTACAAGAACAGATTAGAAAAATAATTTAA
- the dhaL gene encoding dihydroxyacetone kinase subunit DhaL: MMITVEIVDKWMELFYLKVSEQKAYLSELDTPIGDGDHGNNMMRGMQGVKDSLDKLTKPDLKTTFKTIAMALISKVGGAAGPLYGTAFLEMAKKCDETQAPVELFSYALEGIKKRGGATVGDKTMIDVWAPVVDILEKSSLSVEQIREAANGTKDLVAKKGRASYLGERSVGHLDPGAVSSQYLFESFIEAGGIK, translated from the coding sequence ATGATGATAACAGTTGAAATAGTAGATAAGTGGATGGAATTATTTTACCTGAAAGTTAGTGAACAAAAGGCATATTTGAGTGAACTCGATACACCAATCGGTGATGGTGATCACGGTAATAACATGATGAGGGGGATGCAGGGGGTCAAGGATAGCTTAGATAAACTTACAAAACCAGATTTAAAAACGACTTTTAAGACAATTGCGATGGCCTTAATCAGCAAAGTTGGTGGAGCTGCTGGTCCATTATATGGTACGGCATTCTTAGAAATGGCTAAAAAATGTGACGAAACACAAGCACCAGTAGAGTTATTTAGTTATGCATTGGAAGGAATCAAAAAACGTGGTGGGGCAACTGTTGGTGATAAGACAATGATTGATGTATGGGCACCAGTTGTTGATATTCTTGAAAAGAGCAGTTTATCAGTAGAGCAGATAAGAGAAGCAGCCAATGGGACTAAAGATTTAGTAGCAAAGAAAGGAAGAGCTTCATATTTAGGAGAACGCTCGGTTGGTCATTTAGATCCAGGGGCTGTTTCAAGCCAATATTTATTTGAGAGTTTCATCGAAGCGGGGGGAATTAAATGA
- a CDS encoding carbohydrate ABC transporter permease, whose protein sequence is METQVKNSNFNIVSKKKKSTSLSLGYNPYAKDKLYAVLFLGPSLLVLTLFVFYPMLRTIYLSFFLTNNLGKPTVFVGLKNYLSLLSSSAYLNSLLATLIYVVTVSIFTIAIGLVLAQAATRKVAGINFFRTIFSATMGVSVSVAAIFWLFIFNPSVGVLSQVFTALNLTPINWLTEPGWAMTSVVISTVWMNLGFTFLIFFGALQSVPYTLYEAAQIEGVSKNYQFFHITIPMISPTIFFVSIITLIESFKSFGLIDLMTAGGPNNATNLLVYRIYQDAFLNGNYGLASTESVILAVIIAIFTFIQFKVLEKRVTY, encoded by the coding sequence ATGGAAACTCAAGTAAAAAACTCCAACTTCAACATAGTATCTAAAAAAAAGAAAAGTACCTCTTTGTCATTAGGGTATAATCCCTATGCAAAAGACAAACTTTACGCAGTATTATTTTTAGGCCCTTCACTTTTGGTCCTAACACTTTTTGTATTTTATCCAATGTTACGTACTATTTACCTAAGTTTTTTTCTAACAAATAACCTCGGGAAACCAACAGTCTTCGTTGGACTAAAGAATTATCTCTCGTTACTTTCTTCAAGTGCCTATCTCAATAGTCTGCTCGCAACACTTATTTACGTCGTTACAGTATCAATCTTCACAATTGCAATCGGTTTAGTCTTAGCACAAGCTGCCACCAGAAAAGTGGCTGGCATTAATTTTTTTAGAACTATCTTCTCTGCAACAATGGGTGTTTCTGTATCGGTTGCTGCAATCTTTTGGTTATTTATCTTCAATCCTTCAGTCGGTGTGTTGAGTCAGGTATTCACCGCTTTGAATCTGACACCTATTAATTGGTTAACCGAACCAGGTTGGGCAATGACATCAGTTGTAATTTCAACAGTTTGGATGAATCTCGGTTTTACTTTTCTGATATTCTTCGGAGCACTTCAATCTGTTCCGTACACACTCTATGAAGCTGCACAAATAGAGGGCGTTTCTAAAAATTATCAATTTTTTCATATTACAATACCCATGATTTCACCAACAATTTTCTTTGTCTCAATCATTACGCTGATTGAATCATTTAAAAGTTTTGGCTTAATTGATTTAATGACTGCTGGCGGTCCCAATAATGCTACAAATTTACTGGTATATCGTATATATCAAGATGCTTTCTTAAACGGAAACTATGGTTTAGCCAGTACTGAATCGGTAATTCTAGCGGTGATTATTGCAATTTTCACATTTATTCAGTTCAAAGTCCTTGAAAAGCGAGTGACCTACTAA
- a CDS encoding LytTR family DNA-binding domain-containing protein: MPKQIFLQISSSEIVNITQIKEFSLSQTGVYQVNLLNGRKTYTSRRYAQAIRKEFLK, from the coding sequence GTGCCCAAACAAATATTTCTTCAAATCTCTAGTTCCGAAATTGTTAATATTACACAAATAAAGGAGTTTAGCTTGAGCCAGACTGGTGTTTATCAGGTCAATCTACTAAATGGTCGAAAAACTTATACATCTAGACGGTATGCACAAGCAATAAGAAAGGAATTTTTAAAATAA
- a CDS encoding YhdH/YhfP family quinone oxidoreductase → MKNELFSAIVVSKNADTQEVQSELKRISFDDLSEGDVIVKIAYSSLNYKDVLAFQSNAGVIRRYPMIPGVDFCGVVVETSNQQFKVGDKVLCTGYDVGVSHTGGLAEYARVPAKWLIKLEQDTLLEYVMSLGTAGLTAALSVNEIILAGAKKDSEILVTGITGGVGSIVVAILKKLKMENISVLVRNKEQRDSYSNKFEHIYVRKELETKKAMTHQKFDYVMDCVGGVVLENLLPWISYRGVVTTCGNIAGNYLNISILPFILRGIRLIGIDSVNITLEEKKNMWQQLLTDWNIAGTFSVGKLSLDEVEYAVKNWGKVRNKGRIIISIPDIKKC, encoded by the coding sequence ATGAAAAATGAATTATTTAGCGCAATAGTCGTTAGTAAGAATGCTGATACACAGGAGGTGCAATCAGAATTAAAAAGAATTTCCTTTGATGATCTGTCTGAAGGTGATGTAATCGTAAAAATTGCATACTCTTCATTAAATTATAAGGATGTTTTGGCCTTTCAAAGTAATGCAGGCGTAATTAGAAGATATCCTATGATTCCAGGAGTGGATTTTTGCGGTGTAGTTGTTGAAACCAGTAATCAGCAATTCAAAGTAGGAGATAAAGTATTATGTACGGGTTACGATGTTGGTGTTTCTCATACTGGGGGATTAGCTGAATATGCAAGAGTACCTGCAAAATGGTTAATAAAGCTAGAGCAAGATACATTATTAGAATATGTGATGTCGCTTGGAACAGCAGGTTTGACAGCTGCTCTTTCGGTAAATGAAATCATTTTGGCAGGGGCAAAGAAAGACTCCGAAATACTTGTTACAGGCATTACTGGGGGTGTAGGGAGCATAGTTGTGGCCATTTTGAAGAAATTGAAAATGGAAAATATTTCGGTGCTTGTTAGGAATAAAGAACAACGAGATAGTTATAGCAACAAATTCGAGCATATATATGTGCGAAAAGAACTTGAAACAAAAAAAGCGATGACTCATCAAAAATTTGATTATGTAATGGATTGTGTCGGTGGTGTAGTGTTGGAGAATTTACTACCATGGATTAGTTATAGAGGTGTGGTTACAACATGTGGCAATATTGCTGGTAATTATCTAAATATTAGTATACTTCCTTTTATTTTAAGGGGAATCCGACTAATTGGAATCGATTCGGTAAATATCACGCTTGAAGAAAAAAAGAACATGTGGCAACAATTATTGACCGATTGGAATATTGCTGGAACTTTTTCAGTAGGAAAACTTTCATTGGACGAAGTTGAATATGCAGTTAAAAACTGGGGGAAAGTGAGAAATAAAGGTAGAATTATCATTAGTATACCTGACATTAAAAAATGTTAA
- a CDS encoding DUF3021 domain-containing protein, producing MLFGITVGIFIGFTTALTFSFIYQSKYFSPSAPRFITFFSSNTMATAISAILWSFMGILFSLSSMIFEKENWSITRQTITHLIVSYLGFTPLAILAGWFPLTVLWLISYTIIFLIIYLIIWSISMLTAKKEIEELNQLISNKK from the coding sequence ATTTTATTTGGCATTACAGTGGGAATCTTTATCGGTTTTACAACGGCTTTAACTTTCTCTTTTATTTATCAAAGTAAGTATTTCTCCCCTTCAGCTCCTCGCTTTATTACATTTTTTTCTTCAAATACAATGGCAACAGCTATTTCAGCAATTTTATGGTCATTTATGGGAATTTTATTTAGTTTATCAAGTATGATTTTTGAAAAAGAAAACTGGAGTATCACTCGTCAGACAATCACTCATTTGATAGTTAGCTATCTTGGTTTTACTCCCTTGGCAATACTGGCGGGTTGGTTTCCGTTAACTGTTCTCTGGTTAATCAGCTATACAATCATCTTTTTAATCATTTATCTTATTATTTGGTCTATCTCAATGCTGACGGCAAAAAAAGAAATTGAAGAACTAAATCAATTAATTAGCAATAAAAAATAG
- the dhaK gene encoding dihydroxyacetone kinase subunit DhaK: protein MKKIINNPGDVVPEMIDGLVRAYPQYVKQIPETEAVVRSNKASMDGKVGIVSGGGSGHEPAHPGFVGKGMLSAAVAGQVFTSPTPDQIYEAIKAVNTGKGVFLVIKNYSGDVMNFDMASDMAELDDIPVKSIIVDDDIAVEDSLYTQGRRGVAGTILMHKIVGAAADQGASLEEIEKLAKEVLPHIGTIAVALSAATVPEVGKPGFELADDEIEYGVGIHSEPGYRREKIKTSHELVEELVSKIDSELHLDGSHKYAVLVNGMGATPLMEQYVFSHDLLNELAERKIEPAFMKVGNYMTSIDMAGISLTIFELVDDKWLDYLNYPVETIAW, encoded by the coding sequence ATGAAAAAGATAATTAATAATCCTGGAGATGTCGTGCCAGAAATGATCGATGGATTGGTTAGAGCGTATCCACAGTATGTGAAACAGATACCTGAAACTGAGGCTGTTGTGAGAAGTAATAAGGCTTCAATGGATGGAAAAGTTGGGATTGTAAGTGGCGGTGGGAGCGGACATGAACCTGCTCACCCTGGATTTGTAGGTAAGGGGATGCTGAGCGCGGCAGTCGCAGGACAGGTTTTTACTTCACCGACGCCAGATCAGATTTATGAGGCAATTAAAGCTGTAAACACAGGTAAAGGCGTTTTTTTAGTTATTAAAAATTATTCTGGAGATGTTATGAATTTTGATATGGCAAGTGACATGGCAGAATTAGACGATATTCCTGTTAAGTCAATCATTGTTGATGATGATATCGCAGTTGAAGACAGCCTATATACTCAAGGAAGACGCGGTGTAGCAGGAACGATACTAATGCATAAGATAGTTGGAGCTGCTGCAGATCAAGGTGCTTCGTTAGAAGAAATTGAAAAACTTGCAAAAGAGGTATTGCCTCATATTGGCACAATTGCGGTGGCATTATCTGCAGCAACTGTTCCTGAAGTTGGGAAGCCTGGATTTGAACTTGCTGATGATGAGATTGAGTATGGGGTTGGAATTCATAGTGAACCCGGGTATCGTCGAGAAAAGATTAAGACATCACATGAACTAGTTGAAGAATTAGTCTCCAAAATTGATAGTGAACTACACCTTGATGGGTCACATAAGTATGCTGTTTTAGTTAATGGAATGGGTGCTACTCCGTTAATGGAACAATATGTGTTTAGTCATGATTTGTTGAATGAGCTTGCTGAGAGAAAAATCGAACCTGCTTTTATGAAAGTCGGGAATTATATGACTTCAATTGATATGGCAGGAATATCTTTGACAATTTTTGAACTTGTTGATGATAAATGGTTAGATTATTTAAATTATCCAGTTGAAACAATTGCATGGTAG